In Paracoccus jeotgali, the following are encoded in one genomic region:
- a CDS encoding glutathione S-transferase family protein, with amino-acid sequence MTTLYTMPGTCSLSPNIAVAWLDAPVEIHNMAYGDHKKDDYLAINPKGKVPALRFDDGDVLTEAAAILAWLGATHGSEGYARDTVLGRKEAEALSYMTSEVHAAYGGHFGPGNFAETEDAQAEVKAKTYKTLAGHYDRLNKVLTENGGEWYLGQRSFADTFLYVLSRWIEQTPLSISDYPGLQQHRRRMEENDGVRQALKRQDMDPIG; translated from the coding sequence ATGACCACACTTTACACGATGCCCGGCACCTGTTCGCTGTCGCCCAACATCGCCGTGGCGTGGCTGGACGCCCCGGTCGAAATCCACAACATGGCCTACGGCGACCACAAGAAGGACGACTACCTCGCCATCAACCCCAAGGGGAAAGTCCCGGCTCTGCGGTTCGACGATGGCGACGTGCTGACCGAGGCGGCGGCGATCCTGGCCTGGCTGGGCGCCACGCATGGCAGCGAGGGCTATGCCCGCGACACCGTTCTGGGCCGGAAAGAGGCCGAGGCGCTGTCCTATATGACCTCCGAAGTCCACGCCGCCTATGGTGGCCATTTCGGCCCCGGCAACTTCGCCGAGACCGAGGACGCGCAAGCCGAGGTGAAGGCCAAGACCTACAAGACCCTCGCCGGCCATTATGACCGGCTGAACAAGGTGCTGACCGAAAACGGTGGCGAGTGGTATCTGGGCCAGCGCTCCTTCGCGGACACGTTCCTGTATGTGCTGTCGCGCTGGATCGAGCAGACGCCGCTGTCGATCTCGGACTATCCGGGCCTGCAACAGCATCGCCGCCGGATGGAGGAAAACGACGGCGTGCGTCAGGCGCTGAAGCGTCAGGACATGGACCCCATCGGATGA
- a CDS encoding MBL fold metallo-hydrolase, whose translation MALQRRTILGAGFGMVGSTLLLAGAAGAQTAAAHADAAQPVGLPDSGTHLLLLGTMAGPVLDPSRMMASQAVIVDGAVYLVDCGYGTILRMIEAGLRPADVKAIFVTHHHSDHNADYANLVHLAWIQGIEDRIVSIGPPPFQAIHDAALAFHHEDIRIRIEGTGRKPIEGYFEVREVTEPGLVYEDDKIRVTAAIATHPPFSTALGFRFETPDRSIVFSGDTVASEQITALAEGADVLVHEAMYVPGIDAMLAKRPYVPPKLRDFLMDGHTTAEDAGRIAAQAGVATLVLTHLLPGDQPQVTDEIWAAEAAKEFDGRIVVGHDLLLL comes from the coding sequence ATGGCACTGCAACGACGCACGATTCTTGGCGCCGGTTTCGGCATGGTCGGCAGCACCCTGCTGCTGGCCGGCGCGGCCGGCGCGCAAACCGCAGCCGCCCATGCCGACGCGGCCCAGCCGGTCGGGTTGCCGGACAGCGGCACGCATCTGCTGCTGCTCGGGACGATGGCGGGGCCGGTCCTTGACCCCAGCCGCATGATGGCCAGCCAGGCGGTCATCGTCGACGGCGCGGTCTATCTGGTCGATTGCGGCTATGGCACCATCCTGCGGATGATCGAGGCCGGGCTGCGGCCGGCGGATGTGAAGGCGATCTTCGTCACGCATCACCACTCGGACCACAACGCGGATTACGCCAATCTGGTGCATCTGGCGTGGATTCAGGGGATCGAGGACCGCATCGTCAGCATCGGCCCGCCGCCCTTCCAGGCGATCCACGACGCCGCGCTGGCCTTCCACCACGAGGATATCCGCATCCGCATCGAAGGCACCGGCCGCAAGCCGATCGAGGGGTATTTCGAGGTGCGCGAGGTGACAGAGCCGGGGCTGGTTTACGAGGACGACAAGATCCGCGTGACCGCCGCCATCGCCACCCATCCGCCGTTTTCGACGGCGCTTGGCTTCAGGTTCGAAACCCCCGACCGCAGCATCGTCTTTTCCGGCGACACGGTGGCCAGCGAGCAGATCACCGCGCTGGCCGAGGGTGCGGATGTGCTGGTCCACGAGGCGATGTATGTCCCCGGCATCGACGCGATGCTGGCGAAACGCCCCTATGTGCCGCCGAAGCTGCGCGATTTCCTGATGGACGGTCACACCACGGCCGAGGATGCCGGCCGCATCGCGGCGCAGGCAGGGGTGGCTACGCTGGTCCTGACCCATCTGCTGCCCGGCGATCAGCCCCAGGTGACGGACGAGATCTGGGCGGCAGAGGCGGCCAAAGAGTTCGATGGCCGGATCGTCGTCGGCCACGACCTGTTGCTGCTGTGA
- a CDS encoding arsenic resistance protein, producing the protein MQLIRLVTGNLVRAIPVAMLAGLLFGLLMPTGWLRSLIVPLTFLMVYPMMVGLKISQLAERGDGRVQLLTQAINFGVIPFVAYGLGLLFFPDRPYAAVGLLLAGLLPTSGMTISWTGMAGGNLPAAIKMTVLGLILGSLAAPLYLSALLGARVPVDPVGVFRQIVIIVLLPLLAGQLTRLLLIRRSGLAAFQKEWAPRFPPFSTLGVLGIAFVAIAMQARTLAQNPADILWLLIPLILLYAVNYVLAAVLGRRLLSRGDAVALTYGTVMRNLSIALALAMNLFGARGAEAALLIALAYVVQVQSAAWSVRLVDRVFGARQA; encoded by the coding sequence ATGCAGCTGATCCGCCTCGTCACCGGCAATCTCGTCCGCGCCATTCCGGTCGCGATGCTGGCCGGGCTGCTGTTCGGGCTGCTGATGCCGACCGGCTGGCTGCGCAGCCTGATCGTGCCGCTGACCTTCCTGATGGTCTATCCGATGATGGTCGGTCTCAAGATCTCGCAACTGGCCGAGCGGGGCGACGGGCGCGTGCAACTGCTGACGCAGGCGATCAATTTCGGGGTGATCCCGTTCGTGGCCTATGGCCTGGGTCTGCTGTTCTTTCCCGACCGCCCCTATGCCGCGGTCGGGCTGCTGCTGGCGGGGCTGCTGCCGACCAGCGGGATGACGATCTCGTGGACCGGCATGGCGGGCGGCAACCTGCCGGCGGCGATCAAGATGACGGTGCTGGGGCTGATCCTCGGCTCGCTGGCGGCGCCGCTTTATCTGTCGGCGCTGCTGGGGGCGCGGGTGCCGGTCGATCCGGTGGGGGTGTTCCGCCAGATCGTCATCATCGTGCTGCTGCCGCTGCTGGCCGGGCAGTTGACCCGGCTGCTGCTGATCCGCCGCAGCGGGCTGGCTGCGTTCCAGAAGGAATGGGCGCCGCGCTTTCCGCCCTTCTCGACGCTGGGGGTGCTGGGCATCGCCTTCGTCGCCATCGCCATGCAGGCCCGGACGCTGGCGCAGAACCCGGCCGATATCCTGTGGCTGCTGATCCCGCTGATCCTGCTTTACGCGGTCAATTATGTGCTGGCGGCGGTGCTGGGGCGGCGGCTGCTGTCGCGCGGCGATGCGGTCGCGCTGACCTATGGCACGGTGATGCGCAACCTGTCGATCGCGCTGGCGCTGGCGATGAACCTGTTCGGCGCCCGCGGGGCCGAGGCCGCGCTGCTGATCGCGCTGGCCTATGTGGTGCAGGTCCAGTCGGCGGCATGGTCGGTGCGGCTGGTGGATCGGGTCTTCGGGGCGCGGCAGGCGTAA
- a CDS encoding cytochrome b codes for MPAVTGYTRRQIALHWIVAALILMQYLFKDGIASAWEGWRSGAAATFNIAVAAHIVGGGLILGFAIWRLALRRRDGVPAITGDSRVQVALARVTHAGLYLAMILLPVSGAVAWFGGVETAAAGHNVLKVVLLALIALHVVGALYHQFVLRDGLLARMRSARI; via the coding sequence ATGCCAGCGGTCACCGGATATACGCGCCGCCAGATAGCCCTGCACTGGATCGTGGCAGCGCTGATCCTGATGCAATATCTGTTCAAGGACGGCATCGCCTCGGCGTGGGAGGGCTGGCGCAGCGGCGCGGCCGCGACCTTCAACATTGCCGTCGCCGCCCATATCGTCGGCGGCGGGCTGATCCTGGGCTTCGCCATCTGGCGGCTGGCCCTGCGTCGCCGCGACGGCGTGCCTGCGATCACCGGCGACAGTCGGGTGCAGGTCGCCTTGGCCCGCGTCACCCATGCCGGGCTGTATCTGGCAATGATCCTGCTGCCGGTCAGCGGCGCGGTGGCATGGTTCGGCGGTGTCGAGACCGCCGCTGCGGGCCACAACGTCCTGAAGGTCGTGCTGCTGGCGCTGATCGCGTTGCATGTCGTCGGCGCTCTCTATCACCAGTTCGTGCTGCGCGACGGGCTGCTGGCCCGGATGCGCTCGGCCCGGATCTAA
- a CDS encoding IclR family transcriptional regulator, which translates to MLESKTVPADDIIYGVPPVARAFALLRHIAAGNRCRNISSVAKETGINRTTLIRLLATLEQEGMIEALADEGGYRLGTGLVTLAQNALHERSIAQLAPRFLADLVDELNLSAHLGVLEGREIVYLARSTPNSHLVSNVKEGTRLPAHATTIGRILLAELPREVLAAQYQGVQMDAYSDKTRTSLAELERQLAEDRALGVAWSAANFEPEIGSAAVLVRDHRGEAAGAINVTGHVSAFAPGSPRLPEIEQGLKKSALGLSRALGYRG; encoded by the coding sequence ATGTTGGAAAGCAAGACCGTGCCGGCAGATGACATCATCTATGGCGTGCCCCCGGTGGCCCGCGCCTTCGCGCTGCTGCGCCATATCGCCGCCGGGAACCGCTGCCGCAACATCAGCAGCGTCGCGAAGGAAACCGGCATCAACCGCACCACGCTGATCCGCCTGCTGGCGACGCTGGAACAGGAAGGCATGATCGAGGCGCTGGCCGATGAGGGCGGCTATCGTCTGGGCACGGGGCTGGTGACGCTGGCCCAGAACGCGCTGCACGAACGCAGCATCGCGCAGCTCGCGCCGCGCTTTCTGGCCGATCTGGTGGATGAGCTGAACCTGTCGGCGCATCTGGGCGTGCTGGAAGGGCGCGAGATCGTCTATCTGGCGCGCTCGACCCCCAACTCGCATCTGGTCAGCAACGTGAAAGAGGGCACGCGCCTGCCCGCCCATGCGACGACCATCGGCCGCATCCTGCTGGCCGAGCTGCCGCGCGAGGTGTTGGCGGCGCAATATCAGGGCGTGCAGATGGACGCCTATAGCGACAAGACCCGCACCTCGTTGGCCGAGCTGGAACGGCAACTGGCCGAGGACCGGGCGCTGGGCGTTGCCTGGAGCGCGGCGAATTTCGAGCCAGAGATCGGCTCGGCGGCGGTGCTGGTGCGCGATCACCGTGGCGAGGCGGCGGGCGCGATCAACGTCACCGGCCATGTCAGCGCCTTCGCCCCCGGCAGTCCGCGCCTGCCCGAGATCGAGCAGGGGCTGAAGAAATCGGCACTCGGGCTGTCGCGGGCGCTGGGCTATCGCGGCTGA
- a CDS encoding FAD-dependent monooxygenase — protein sequence MSLKIGICGGGVGGLTAAIALARQGHDVTVNEQARAFARIGADVNLTPNAVRALDRLGVGETLRETAARPAFRISRTWDTGEETSRLPMGDTAEERYGSPQLTIHRGDLLQALEAQVPEASIKLGRKAETISGGTVTFADGSTETYDVVIGADGIHSAVRTAIFGPDSPRFTGLVSYRAVVPRSSVEAENLDSFTKWWGPQPDVQVVVFPLTRGEEIFIFATTPQDDWREESWTMPGDVEELREVYRDFHPDVRALLAACETVTKSALYVRDPMPRWSSDHATLLGDAAHPMVPFMAQGACMAIEDAVVLARALDGVGTSDVPAALRRYEDTRRDRTAKIQAGSLANDWMKGQGNADWVYGYDAWNVPLAEATESV from the coding sequence ATGAGCCTTAAAATCGGTATCTGCGGCGGCGGCGTCGGCGGGTTGACTGCCGCCATCGCCCTTGCGCGTCAGGGGCACGACGTCACCGTGAACGAACAGGCCCGCGCCTTCGCGCGCATCGGGGCGGACGTCAACCTGACGCCCAACGCGGTGCGTGCGCTGGACCGGCTGGGGGTGGGCGAGACGCTGCGAGAGACGGCGGCGCGGCCGGCATTCCGGATCAGCCGCACCTGGGACACGGGCGAGGAAACCTCGCGCCTGCCCATGGGTGACACGGCCGAGGAACGCTATGGCTCGCCGCAACTGACCATCCACCGCGGCGACCTGCTGCAGGCGCTCGAGGCGCAGGTGCCCGAGGCGTCGATCAAGCTGGGGCGCAAGGCGGAAACCATCTCGGGCGGCACCGTCACCTTTGCCGATGGCAGCACCGAAACCTATGACGTGGTCATCGGCGCGGACGGCATCCATTCGGCGGTGCGGACGGCGATCTTTGGCCCGGACAGCCCGCGCTTTACCGGGCTCGTGTCCTATCGGGCGGTGGTGCCGCGCAGCTCGGTCGAGGCGGAAAACCTGGACAGCTTCACCAAATGGTGGGGGCCGCAGCCCGATGTGCAGGTGGTCGTCTTCCCGCTGACCCGTGGCGAGGAGATCTTCATTTTCGCTACCACCCCGCAGGATGACTGGCGCGAGGAAAGCTGGACCATGCCTGGCGATGTCGAGGAACTGCGCGAGGTTTACCGCGATTTTCACCCCGATGTGCGCGCGCTGCTGGCCGCCTGTGAAACCGTGACGAAATCCGCGCTGTATGTCCGCGACCCGATGCCGCGCTGGTCGTCCGACCACGCCACGCTGCTGGGCGATGCGGCGCATCCGATGGTGCCGTTCATGGCGCAGGGCGCCTGCATGGCGATCGAGGATGCCGTCGTGCTGGCCCGCGCGCTGGACGGTGTCGGCACATCCGACGTCCCCGCCGCGCTGCGCCGGTACGAGGATACGCGCCGCGATCGGACCGCCAAGATCCAGGCCGGCTCGCTGGCGAATGACTGGATGAAGGGGCAGGGCAACGCCGACTGGGTCTATGGCTATGACGCGTGGAACGTGCCGCTGGCCGAAGCGACCGAATCCGTCTGA
- a CDS encoding IclR family transcriptional regulator — protein sequence MRFACKAEVVQMEEKPDRYMVPGLVRGLNVLKLFTPETPVLRLSDIARALGISRSAAFRTTYTLTEMGCLLHDVRDQSYSVGAGVLRLTYGFVGAREITEIAQPELEALRNRLGWSAHMGILDGTSVLYVVRVPALPGDMSIVQVGRRLPARSTTMGRVLLADLTEAQLIDLFRAEAATEKGRSMMEVLAQARADRTAEAVIHAGDFEAGIVSVGAAIRDISGRAVAAINVTSPNHPETVKAAHGPVRQEVVRAAYRISRLLGFDTPSSAK from the coding sequence ATGCGTTTTGCCTGTAAAGCAGAGGTGGTGCAGATGGAGGAAAAACCCGACCGCTACATGGTGCCCGGACTGGTGCGCGGCCTGAACGTGTTGAAGCTGTTCACGCCCGAAACCCCGGTCCTGCGCCTGTCGGACATCGCGCGCGCGCTGGGCATCTCGCGCTCGGCCGCGTTTCGCACCACCTATACGCTGACCGAGATGGGCTGCCTGCTGCACGATGTCCGCGATCAGAGCTATTCCGTCGGCGCGGGCGTGCTGCGGCTGACCTATGGGTTCGTCGGCGCGCGCGAGATCACCGAGATCGCCCAGCCAGAGCTTGAGGCGCTGCGCAACCGGCTGGGCTGGTCGGCGCATATGGGCATCCTCGACGGGACTTCTGTCCTGTATGTCGTGCGGGTGCCGGCGCTGCCCGGCGACATGTCCATCGTGCAGGTCGGCCGCCGCCTGCCGGCGCGCAGCACGACGATGGGGCGCGTCCTGCTGGCGGATCTGACCGAGGCGCAGTTGATAGACCTGTTCCGCGCCGAGGCCGCGACCGAAAAGGGCCGCTCGATGATGGAGGTGCTGGCCCAGGCCCGCGCCGACCGCACCGCCGAGGCGGTCATCCATGCCGGCGATTTCGAGGCCGGCATCGTCTCGGTGGGTGCGGCAATTCGCGACATTTCAGGCCGGGCCGTGGCCGCTATCAATGTCACGAGTCCGAATCACCCCGAGACCGTCAAGGCCGCCCACGGCCCGGTCAGGCAAGAGGTGGTGCGCGCCGCCTATCGGATCTCTCGTCTTTTGGGCTTTGATACGCCTTCAAGCGCCAAATAG
- a CDS encoding TetR/AcrR family transcriptional regulator yields MKRKPAEDRKTEIVEAVLLLADLIGPDRLTTNDVAREVGVTQAAIFRHFPSKDALWAAVGAELQSRLNAAWQEALAAETDPEARLRALIRAQLTQIERTPALPAILHSRELGVSNGALRESCHGLMISFSGLLSEGLAHMAAQGQLRPHISHADGAILLISLVQGLAIRWALGARQFDFCAEGMRLFEVQLALFRRPEGIGAGADTQGEGRG; encoded by the coding sequence GTGAAGCGCAAACCGGCAGAAGACCGCAAGACCGAGATTGTCGAGGCCGTGCTGCTCCTTGCCGACCTGATCGGCCCGGACCGGCTGACCACCAATGACGTGGCCCGCGAGGTCGGCGTCACGCAGGCGGCGATTTTCCGGCATTTCCCCAGCAAGGACGCGCTCTGGGCGGCGGTCGGGGCCGAGCTGCAGTCGCGCCTGAACGCCGCATGGCAAGAGGCATTGGCGGCGGAAACCGACCCCGAGGCCCGGCTGCGGGCGCTGATCCGCGCGCAATTGACGCAGATCGAGCGGACGCCGGCGCTGCCCGCGATCCTGCACTCTCGCGAGCTGGGGGTCAGCAATGGTGCGCTGCGGGAAAGCTGCCACGGGCTGATGATCTCGTTTTCCGGACTGCTGTCCGAGGGCCTGGCCCACATGGCCGCGCAGGGGCAGTTGCGGCCGCATATTTCACATGCGGATGGGGCGATCCTGCTGATCTCGCTGGTGCAGGGTCTGGCGATCCGCTGGGCGCTGGGCGCGCGGCAGTTCGATTTCTGCGCCGAGGGGATGCGTCTGTTCGAGGTTCAACTGGCGCTGTTCCGCCGTCCCGAGGGGATAGGCGCGGGCGCCGATACGCAGGGGGAGGGCAGGGGATGA
- a CDS encoding cupin domain-containing protein, giving the protein MTVQDQNIGTLADKLAAHTGRFTDKTFDWEAFPSNVGFPELSRAQMRYIGAGGSPKVGDTSTLKPDHFTLSLIYKEPGKYAACHSHEIEESFLIIDGALIVGWEKDGEVVEVNLGPKDMILNAREIGHGFRVDGVEPVMMSISVDVGKPLPPVYHYHPKSHPPELARSFGAAPGKTQVFDPNSSDPLQQLMAQHVVRHSGLKTHWEEAGFNRKIYCGPGGIETDTCRKEMLGIPSRVGVKPFVRDVEDAFLVLEGSLVVGWEEDGEQVETELGPRDLVKTPAGRKHWFRNDGAGAATVWYVVGSAAPETVKFEAA; this is encoded by the coding sequence ATGACCGTTCAGGATCAGAACATCGGCACGCTCGCCGACAAGCTGGCGGCCCATACCGGCCGCTTTACCGACAAGACATTCGACTGGGAGGCGTTTCCGTCCAATGTCGGCTTCCCCGAACTGTCGCGCGCGCAGATGCGCTATATCGGCGCCGGCGGCTCGCCCAAGGTCGGCGACACCAGCACCCTCAAGCCCGACCATTTCACGCTGTCCCTGATCTATAAAGAGCCGGGGAAATACGCCGCCTGCCACAGCCACGAGATCGAAGAGAGCTTTTTGATCATCGACGGCGCGCTGATCGTCGGTTGGGAGAAGGACGGCGAGGTGGTCGAGGTGAACCTTGGCCCCAAGGACATGATCCTGAACGCCCGCGAGATCGGCCACGGCTTCCGCGTCGACGGGGTCGAGCCGGTGATGATGTCGATTTCCGTCGACGTCGGCAAACCGCTGCCGCCGGTCTATCACTATCACCCGAAAAGCCATCCGCCCGAGCTGGCGCGGTCCTTTGGCGCGGCGCCGGGCAAGACGCAGGTGTTCGACCCGAACAGCAGCGATCCGCTGCAGCAGTTGATGGCCCAACATGTCGTCCGGCATTCGGGGCTGAAGACCCATTGGGAAGAGGCCGGCTTCAACCGCAAGATCTATTGCGGCCCCGGGGGGATCGAGACCGACACCTGCCGCAAAGAGATGTTGGGCATCCCGTCCCGCGTCGGCGTCAAACCTTTTGTCCGCGATGTCGAGGACGCGTTCCTGGTGCTGGAAGGCAGCCTTGTCGTCGGCTGGGAGGAAGACGGCGAACAGGTCGAGACCGAATTGGGCCCGCGCGATCTGGTCAAGACCCCCGCCGGCCGCAAGCACTGGTTCCGCAATGACGGCGCCGGGGCGGCCACGGTGTGGTATGTCGTCGGCTCGGCAGCCCCGGAAACGGTGAAGTTCGAAGCCGCCTGA
- a CDS encoding ABC transporter substrate-binding protein — translation MRDLIPTIDRRAFLGGTAAGVAVLLSGGPGAAQGKTFRFITPFNLSLSFAAVLYADAAGYYTDEGLDMQIESANGAAMAAQMVLADQMDVGRTGGTNYIVSRVDNSAPLISIATIAQLSPFFIISSDENPVTGVQDMPGRTVGMASLGGSMEGTLDLLMMAGGQDPSSVNKVKVADSAASFALIEAGRAGAFIGNTSSMIKAKEARPNVHAVPMDDGMPGQVYVARPDDIEANPDKYVAFLRATHKAALEIATTQDLGAIIDKIASVHEVNGIDDPETAKIDLATNAENWMAKGKENLLRNIPEVWDQAIERLHEAGMIKTAPDASTLYTNDLLDKAIA, via the coding sequence ATGAGAGATCTTATTCCGACCATCGACCGTCGTGCATTTCTGGGCGGCACGGCCGCCGGCGTCGCTGTCCTGCTGTCAGGCGGGCCCGGTGCCGCGCAAGGCAAGACGTTCCGCTTTATCACGCCCTTCAACCTGTCGCTGTCCTTCGCGGCGGTGCTGTATGCCGACGCCGCCGGTTATTACACCGATGAAGGCTTGGACATGCAGATCGAATCCGCCAACGGGGCCGCGATGGCCGCGCAGATGGTGCTGGCCGATCAGATGGATGTCGGGCGGACCGGCGGGACCAACTATATCGTCTCGCGCGTGGACAACAGCGCGCCGCTGATCTCGATCGCGACCATCGCGCAGCTGTCGCCGTTCTTCATCATCTCGTCCGACGAAAACCCGGTGACGGGGGTTCAGGACATGCCCGGCCGCACCGTGGGCATGGCCTCGCTGGGCGGTTCGATGGAAGGCACGCTCGATCTGCTGATGATGGCCGGCGGACAGGACCCGTCATCGGTCAACAAGGTCAAGGTCGCCGACAGCGCCGCGTCCTTCGCGCTGATCGAGGCGGGCCGGGCCGGGGCGTTCATCGGCAACACCTCGTCGATGATCAAGGCGAAAGAGGCGCGGCCGAATGTCCACGCCGTTCCCATGGATGACGGCATGCCGGGGCAGGTCTATGTCGCGCGCCCCGACGATATCGAGGCCAATCCCGACAAATACGTCGCCTTCCTGCGGGCCACCCACAAGGCCGCGCTGGAAATCGCCACCACGCAGGATCTGGGCGCGATCATCGACAAGATCGCCAGCGTGCACGAGGTCAACGGGATCGACGATCCGGAAACGGCAAAGATCGACCTGGCCACAAATGCCGAAAACTGGATGGCGAAGGGTAAGGAAAACCTGCTGCGCAACATCCCCGAGGTCTGGGATCAGGCCATCGAACGCCTGCACGAGGCGGGGATGATCAAGACCGCGCCGGACGCGTCCACCCTTTACACCAACGACCTGCTGGACAAGGCCATCGCCTGA
- a CDS encoding ABC transporter permease — translation MNRNTLRIALPIISVTLFLVAWSLYVRTAQVSAFVLPPPEAIVVALSAMLFDPDLWAHTLVTVTEALSGFGIAVALGLTLGFVMARVPPVEWALKPFVVLLQLIPKIALAPLFILWFGFGLESKIVIAAALAFFPIFSNALQAFKSVDPGDRDVFVMLQANPFQRFVLLDFPNALPVILTGAEVAVVLSMIGAIVGEFIGGNKGLGYLAVAHLQNLAVAELFGVIVVLTLVGLVFYTIIGRLRALLTPWHVSSDRNRQA, via the coding sequence ATGAACCGCAACACCTTGCGCATCGCGCTGCCGATCATCTCGGTGACGCTGTTTCTGGTCGCCTGGTCGCTTTATGTCCGCACGGCGCAGGTCTCGGCCTTTGTGCTGCCGCCGCCCGAGGCAATTGTCGTCGCGCTGTCGGCCATGCTGTTCGACCCCGACCTGTGGGCGCACACGCTGGTCACCGTGACCGAGGCGCTGTCCGGCTTTGGGATCGCCGTCGCACTAGGGCTGACGCTGGGCTTCGTCATGGCCCGCGTCCCGCCGGTGGAATGGGCGCTGAAGCCCTTTGTCGTGCTGTTGCAACTGATCCCCAAGATCGCGCTGGCGCCGCTGTTCATCCTGTGGTTCGGCTTCGGTCTGGAATCCAAGATCGTGATCGCCGCCGCATTGGCGTTCTTTCCGATCTTTTCAAACGCGCTGCAGGCGTTCAAATCGGTCGATCCGGGGGACCGCGACGTGTTCGTGATGCTGCAGGCCAACCCGTTCCAGCGCTTCGTCCTGCTGGACTTTCCCAACGCCCTGCCGGTGATCCTGACCGGGGCCGAGGTGGCCGTGGTGCTGTCGATGATCGGTGCCATCGTGGGCGAGTTCATCGGCGGCAACAAGGGGCTGGGCTATCTGGCCGTGGCGCATCTGCAGAACCTCGCGGTGGCCGAGCTGTTCGGCGTCATCGTCGTGCTGACGCTGGTCGGGCTGGTGTTCTACACGATCATCGGTCGGCTGCGGGCGCTGCTGACGCCGTGGCATGTGTCGAGCGACAGGAACAGGCAGGCGTGA
- a CDS encoding ABC transporter ATP-binding protein has translation MTAETVLADPEIRISGLTKIFGEGQGAVTAISNANLEMRQGEFISLLGPSGCGKTTLLRIIAGLEVPTQGGVEVRGLPIWVGGKRDRAATRPVSMMFQEARLFPWLTVAENVALPLRIARVGQAERMARARDICATVGLKGFEDASPTALSGGMRQRASLARALVTDPQVLLLDEPFGALDAMTRDTLNLELMDVCARAKVTTILVTHSIAESAFLSDRVVVLAPRPARILDVVDIPFARPRDLNLQRTAEFQDLVASLRTQMTEGAE, from the coding sequence ATGACCGCAGAAACCGTGCTGGCCGACCCGGAGATCCGCATCTCCGGGTTGACGAAGATATTCGGCGAGGGGCAGGGCGCCGTCACCGCCATCTCGAACGCCAATCTGGAAATGCGTCAGGGCGAGTTCATCTCGCTGCTGGGTCCGTCGGGCTGCGGCAAGACCACCTTGCTGCGGATCATCGCGGGGCTCGAGGTGCCGACGCAGGGCGGGGTCGAGGTTCGCGGCCTGCCGATCTGGGTCGGCGGCAAGCGCGACCGGGCGGCGACGCGGCCGGTGTCGATGATGTTTCAAGAGGCGCGGCTGTTTCCCTGGCTGACGGTCGCGGAAAACGTGGCCCTGCCGCTGCGCATCGCCCGCGTCGGTCAGGCGGAACGCATGGCCCGCGCCCGCGACATCTGCGCCACGGTCGGGTTGAAGGGGTTCGAGGATGCGAGTCCCACCGCGCTGTCGGGGGGCATGCGGCAGCGCGCCTCGCTGGCGCGCGCGCTGGTGACCGACCCGCAGGTGCTGCTGCTGGATGAGCCGTTCGGGGCGCTGGACGCGATGACCCGCGACACGCTGAACCTGGAACTGATGGATGTCTGCGCGCGGGCCAAGGTGACGACGATCCTCGTCACCCACTCGATCGCGGAATCGGCGTTCCTGTCGGACCGGGTGGTGGTTCTGGCGCCGCGCCCGGCGCGTATCCTTGACGTCGTGGACATCCCCTTTGCGCGGCCGCGCGACCTGAACCTGCAACGCACCGCCGAGTTTCAGGATCTTGTCGCCAGCCTGCGAACGCAAATGACGGAGGGCGCGGAATGA